The Acidicapsa ligni genome has a window encoding:
- a CDS encoding cytidylate kinase-like family protein, with product MVHAITIEREFGCGASEIASSVASRLGWSLWDERLTQEIARLTESTPEAVERREWRTDPLVYRLFQDFLRGGFEGGLQPTQRLHLLDARRIAAVSETTVNTAHSSGPSVIVGRGSQYFLRNRKDVFHVFLYASRDYKIRRMIARGVTQDKAIEQIDTTDKARAAFVRQYLGLKWPEPHLYDVMFNTEMGESCTATMLVECIQQFERAAPRKS from the coding sequence ATGGTTCATGCCATCACAATTGAGCGCGAATTCGGCTGCGGAGCGTCCGAGATTGCCAGTTCGGTCGCCAGTCGCCTTGGATGGAGTCTGTGGGACGAACGGTTGACACAGGAGATCGCGCGACTGACTGAAAGTACGCCGGAGGCCGTCGAGCGGAGAGAGTGGCGAACGGATCCTCTCGTATACAGGCTTTTCCAGGACTTTCTTCGAGGCGGGTTTGAGGGTGGCTTGCAGCCAACTCAACGATTGCACCTGCTCGATGCGCGCCGCATCGCTGCTGTATCAGAAACAACGGTCAACACGGCCCATTCCAGCGGTCCGTCGGTAATTGTCGGTAGAGGTTCGCAATATTTTCTGCGCAATCGAAAGGATGTATTTCATGTGTTTCTTTATGCATCGAGGGATTATAAGATTCGCAGGATGATCGCTCGTGGCGTAACTCAGGACAAGGCCATCGAACAGATCGACACCACGGACAAGGCGCGAGCTGCATTCGTCCGTCAATATCTCGGATTGAAATGGCCGGAACCCCACCTCTACGATGTCATGTTCAATACTGAGATGGGCGAGTCTTGTACGGCCACTATGCTAGTTGAGTGTATTCAACAGTTCGAGCGCGCTGCTCCGCGGAAATCTTAA